ATTGGCGCCTGGACCGCTCGGGATGCTCGATCAGCACCCGCTCCACCTCGCCGAGCGCGCCGGCGACGTTGTCGAAGCCGATGCGCGACATGCGCAGCGCCGCCTCGGTCACCGCGTCGGCATCGCCGATGAGCAGCACCGGAGTACCCGGACCCGCGAACATCCCGACCTGCTCGGCAAAGCGGCCAGTCAACGGAACCGAGATCGACCCGGCGAGGTGACCGGCCGCGTAGGTGTCGGCGGAGCGCACGTCCACCGCCATCGCTCCGAGCGCCTTGATCCGGTCGAAGGCCGCGAGATCGAGCGCATCGGGAGCATCGTTGTGGGCACGAATGGGTCGCAGCTTGCGGTTGAGCGTTGCGTCGTAGCCGAAGTACCCCGGGGTGGTCGGCTGGCCATCGGTGACGATCGCCACGAACGTCGCCTCGTCCATCGGCTGAACGGCGTAGTTGCTCACGCGCTGTTCGCCGATGGTCGAAATCGTCTCACTCGACAACGACTTACCGCAGGCGGATCCGGCGCCGTGGGCGGGAAGGACCAACGTGTCGTCGGGCAGCGTCATCATCCGGTGCACCGAGGAGTACTGCTTGGCGGCGAGTTCGTCCGCCGGCACGTCGAACGCGACGAGCAGGTCCGGCCGACCGACGTCTCCGATGAACAACGTGTCACCCGTCAGTGCTGCGACCGGGGCGCCCTCGGGTTCGGCGCGGACGATGAGCGAGATGGATTCGGGGGTGTGCCCCGGCGTCTCCCAGACCTCGACCGTGACGCCACCGAGGTCGATGACGTCGCCATCGGCGAACAAGCGGGACTCGAATTCGGTCACCGCGGCCGAGCCGTAGCCGATCGTCGCACCGGTGGCGGCCGCAAGTTCGAGGTGGCCGGACAGGAAGTCGGCGTGGAAGTGGGTCTGCATCACGTACTCGATGCTCAGGCCGTCCTCGGCCGCCGCGGCGAGGAGCTCGTCGACGTCACGACGGGGATCGACCGCGATGGCACGACCGGTGTTCAGGTCGCCGACCAGGTAGGCAGCCTGCGACAAACAGCCGAGGTAGAACTGCCGGATCAGGACATGATCGGGTAGCCCGGAGACTCGCTCTCCACCGGGAACGGTGGAAGCGGCGAGATGAGCGGGCAACTGGGTGGGCGGTTGGGCGGTCATGATCGGACACCTCCGGACGTGGTGGACGTGGTGGACGTCGTGGATGCCGTGCTGTTGAGCTTCGGCTGACTGGTGAGATCGACCGGGGCGGGAGTCGCTCCGGTGAGGGCTGCGGCAATGGTGGGCATGTCGCAGGTTCCGGCGTTGCGCCGGTTGTAGGGGAGTTTCATCAGCATCATGCCCATCGCACATGTGTTGGTGACGGCAGCGAAGACGAGGCCGAGCCCGAGCGCGCCCGCCACCCAGCGGGTGTGGGGCCAAATGATGCTGAGCAGAATCGACACGGCGACAATGCCGCCGGCAACCAAGCGGACCTGACGCTCGAGGGTCCATGGCTGGGGACCGTCGAGGTGACGGAGTGCGTGCCCGCCCGCCGACCACGCCTCGATGCCGCCGTCGAGCACGTGCACCGTGTCGAGTCCCGCTTCGCGAAGCTGCGTCTCCGCGGCTTCGGCGCGACGCCCCGACTGGCAGATGAGCACGACCGGGTCGGTGGTGCGAGTCAACTCCTCACGGTGTTCGGCGAGGTTGGGCAGCGGCACGTTGTAGGAGCCGTCGATGTGGCCGACGGCGAACTCGCCCGGGGTACGAACGTCGATGAGCCGTACGGTCGGATGCTCGGTTCGCAGTCGAGCGAGATCGGCGGGACGGACGGTGACAGTCATGATGCTCCTTGTTCGAAGATATACCCCTATGGGTATGTAAACCATACCCATAGGGGTATATGCTGTCAACATGAAGTTCCCGGAAGAGGTCAACGACGACGTCATCAAGCGATTGCGCCGCGCCGAGGGTCAGGTCCGAGGGGTGCAACGCCTCATCGAGGAGGGCGCCGACTGCAAGACCGTCATGACGCAGCTGTCGGCCGCCCAGGCCGCACTCCAACGAACGGGCTTGCGCCTCATGGCAGCAGGCATGCAGTACTGCCTCGTCGACCCCGACCGCGCCGAGGCCGAGGGCATGACCGTCAGCGATATGGAAGAGATGTTTCTGAAGCTCCGCTGATGCCGGCGTGGAGCGTGGGGATGTGACGGTACCGGCCGTCGATCCGCCCGCGGGTCAGGCTCCGGGGTTGCCGTCGGTACGGGCCCCCAGCCATGTCGGCCACGGCACGGGCGGGTTGGGCAGCGGTTCGATGCCACGCTCGGCACACAGCGCAACGAAGCCGTCCCGGTCCGCCGGAATCGCACGCGGGTCTCCGCACATGACCTCATACATGGTCGCCCCCTCGGGCCCCGCGGTGAGCGGTCCGAACACGGCGCCGAGCGGCAAGGTGATGGAGGTCCCGGGCCCACAGATCCGATCGCCGATCGCGACCTCACCGGAGAGCACGAAGACGTAGTGATCGGATGCGTGACCGTGCTTTTCGACGACCACGCCGGGGTCGTAGCGCGCGTAGATCACCATGCGTTCGGGGGTCCACTCCAGGAACTTCTCCCAGATCGACACCCGCCGACCGTCGTGAGACTGAGCCTTCACCTCAACCCAGGCGACGTCGTCGATCGACACGATGGTGGGGCCAGCCGCGGGGCCGGCCGCAGAATCGGAATCGGCAGCAGCGGTGTCGGTTGAGTTCGGAGGCGTTTCGGCGGTCATCGTCGCTACGCGTTCTGCAGGAGGGCTTCGTTGGCCTCGGCGGGAAGTTCGCTCAGCGGCCGGGCGATCTCCTCGACCGTCGGCCCGAACTGTGCCGCGGCAGGGGCGAGGGCCTCGAGGTCGAACCCGTAGACCTCCGCGGCGTTCTCGCCGAGGACGCGTCGAAGGTCGGCCTCAGGCCAATCGCTCATCGTCTGGCGAATCGCCTCCCGGGTGAACGGAGCGGTGCCCTCGTCGTGGGGGTAGTCGCTGCCCCACATGATCTTGTCGATGCCGAGTTCTCGAAATGCCGCCACGTCGGTTGCCCTCGGGAAGCTTGCTCCAACCCAACAGTTCTGCTGGAAGTACTCGGTTGCCGAGCGTGCCAACACGTGTTCGGGCTTGAACCGCAACTCGCCGACCGCACCACGGTCACGCACTTTCGCCAGCATCTCATCGAGTTGGGCCAGCGTCGGAACCAGCCACCCCGTGCCCTGTTCGGTCATGACGAACTTCAGTTTCGGGAAGCGGTCAAAGACCCCACTGAGCATCATGAACATGAACGGCCGCCGCGAGAACGCCGGAATCTCGGCGAGCATCAACAGCGCCGAGGACGGGTGTCGGGCGTAGGCCGGAGAGCCGGACCCGCCATGGCTGTTGACCGGCACCTCAAGTTCCTCACACACGGCCCAGAGTCGGTCGTAGTCGGGATGATTCAGCGGCAACACCCAGTCGCAGTCGGGTGGAATCGTCGGCAACAAGATGCCACCGCGCAATCCGTTCTCCTTGATCCAGCGCACATCGGCGATCGCATCGTCGATGTCGTTGAGGAAGATCTGCCCGATCCCCGCGCGCCGTTCGGGAAACCGCGAACAGAAGTCGGCCAGCCATCGGTTGTGGGCCCGCACCCCCGCGTGGCGCAGCTCGTACTCGTCGTCCTTCGGCGGGCGGGCGAACAACACGAAACTCGGGAAGAACGGCGGCACGGTGTTCGGAAAGATCACCTCGCCGACGACGCCATCCGCGTCCTGTTGGCCGTTGCGCATCTCGTCGTCCCAGTTGCGGTAGCGCCGTTCGTCGCCGAGGTCGCTGAACGGGTTCGAGTAGCCGCCGCGCCACTCGTCGAAGGCCTCGTGGTACTCAGGGTCGAGGTATTCGCGATAGGCGGCGTGGCTCGCTCCGGCATGGGTGTCGGACGAGATGATGGTGTAGTGATCACTCATGTTTCCCCCTTTTGCTTTCCGCATAGTAACTTAGCGGTAGCCCAAATGTGTGAGGGGGAAAGATGTCCGTTCAACCACTGACCAAAACCGGCGCCCGCGGTTCCGAGTTGCTGACTTCGATGGAGGAGATGCCGTGGATCATCTCGGTCGACGATCACGTGATGGAACCCCGCGACCTCTGGCAACAGGAGCTCCCGCCCTCCCTTCGCGACCGTGGCCCCAAGGTCGTACGCGAGAACGTGAAGCTCACGTTCAAGGGCGGCCACTACGGCTTCGAACGCAACGCCCCCGACGGCGACCCGTGCGACGTCTGGGTGTTCGACGATCTTGTGATGCCCACCGGCCGGCTGCACGCCCCCGCGGGGATGGACAAGTCGGTCGTCGTCAACGTGCCGGCGATCTACGAGGATTTCCGTCCGGGCACCTACGACCGCGACGAGCGCCTCAAGGACATGGACATCAACCGTGTCGAGGCCGCGGTCAACTTCCCCAACATCTTCCCCCGTTTCTGTGGGCAGGGATTCGCCGAGCGCGAGGACAAGGAACTCGCGCTGGCGTCGTTGCGCATCTACAACGACTGGATGATCGACGACTGGTGTGGCGGTGCCGGCAAGGGTCGCCTCATCCCGCTCACCCTCATCCCGCTGTGGGATCCCCAACTCGCCGCGGAAGAGGTCCGCCGTTGCGCCGCCAAGGGCTCGCACGCGATCGCTTTCTCCGAGAACCCGTCGAAGCTCGGTTTCGGCACCATCCACTCCGGCGAATGGGATCCGCTGTGGCAAGCCTGCGACGAGACCGACACCACGATCACGATGCACATCGGGTCCTCGTCGTCCATGCCGACCACCTCGCCCGACGCCCCGCTGGCGGTGTCGATGTCCCTCAGCGCGATCAACGCCCAGGGTTCGCTGCTCGACTGGATCATGAGCGGCACGCTCGACCGGTTCGCCGACCTCAAGGTCGTGTATGCCGAGAGCCAGGTCGGCTGGATGCCCTATCTCCTCGAGCGCGCCGACATCGTGTGGCGCGACGGTGCCGGCGACATCAAGCACCTGCCGAACCTGCCGAGTTCCTATGTTCCCAACCGCGTGTTCGGGTGCATCTTCGACGACCAGCACGGCCTCAACAGCCGCCACGCGGTCGGCATGGAGTCGATCGTGTTCGAGACCGACTATCCCCATGCGGACGGCACCTTCCCGCACTCGCTCGACGTGGCCTATCGCCTGTGCATCAACGCCGGAATGACCCACGACGAGGTGCACTCGTTCCTTCGAGGCAACGCCATTCGGGCCTTCGGGCTCGAACGCTTCGGAATCACCGAGTGAGCGACGCCCGCACGGTCTCGAGCGGCACGGTCTCGAGCGGCACGGTCGCACAGCGGGGGGCGGTACTCGCTCCCCGCTTCGACTGGGCCGCCGAGGCGGGACTGGCCGACGATGAGGTCGGCGTGCTCACGCGCCTGTTGCGGATTCAGATGTTCGTGTCCGAGGCGCTCGACAACCTCGTCGCCCCCCACGGGGTGAGCGTCGCCGACTACATGGTCCTCGCCTCGATCCGGCGTGGATGCACCTCCCCCGCCGAGTTGTGTCGCGTCCTTCGGCGCACCACCGGCGGCATGACCCTCACCATCGATCGCCTCATCAACACCGGCTGGGTCGAACGCACCCCGGACGAGACCGACCGACGCCGCATCGTGGTGTCGCTGACACCGGACGGGCTGGCCAAGGCCACCGCCATTCACGGGGCTCTGCACGCGTGGGACGACGCGCTGGACCTGCCCGAGGCCGATCGCGACCGCATCGGCGTGGTCCTCGACGAGGTGACGCGACATCTCACCCCGCACACACACGTTCTGTAGGTAATTGCGGTGGCCATGACCACCGGAATTACCTACAGAACGCTCACGAGTGGGCGTGGCGCGGGCTTCGGGCCGGGATGGCCCACGTGAGCGCGGCGGCCAGGAGCGCCGAGACGGTGCAAATCACCAGCGTCGTGCGCATTCCCGACTCCGAGGGCAGCACGTGGTCGCCGATCGTCACCGTCATCTGGGCGAGCACCACGCCGATGACAGCACTCGCGGTCGACGTGCCGAACGAACGAGCGAGCGAGTTGAACCCGTTGGCGGCCGCCGTCTCCGACAGGGGCACGTTCTCCATGATCAGCGTCGGCATCGCCGCGTAGGCGAAGGCCACCCCGACGCTCACGATCGACGCGAACAACAGCACCGACCACGCAGAACCCGAGGTCAACAGGACCTGGGCCAAGACGTTGCCAGCGCAGATGATGAGCACTCCTGCGAGCAACGACATCTTCGCTCCGCGTTCCGCCGCCAGTTTCGCCGCGGCCTGCGACATCGCGACCATCAACAATCCGCCCGGAGCCATCCACAGGCCCGCCGCGAGCACCGACTTGCCGAGGCCGTATCCGGTCACCTCCGGCAACTGGAGCATCTGTGGTGCCAGGAGGTTCATCGCATACATCGAGAACCCGGCCATGACCGAGGCGAGGTTGGTCATGAGCACCGGGCGACTCGCGGTGGTGCGCAGGTCGACGATCGGAGCCTCCACACGCAACTCCCAGGCGCCCCACATCGCCAGGACCACGACCGAGATCGCGAACAGGCCGAGAATCGTCGCGCTCCCCCACCCCCACGAACCGCCCTTGGAAATCGCCAGCAGCAGCGATCCCATTCCGACGGCCAGGCCGCCGACGCCGACGAGATCGACCGACCCCGGTCGACGCACGGGCGACTCCGGGACGCCGACTGCGACCAACGCTCCCAACGCCGACCCCAACGCCGCGGCGAACCAGAACAGCGCCGACCACCCCCACCGATCGGCGATGAACGCCGCGACCGGCAGGGCGAGCGCTCCGCCGGCCCCGAGCGAGGAACTCATGAGGGCAACTCCCGACCCGAGTCGTGCGGGGGCGACGATGTCGCGCATCAGGCTGATTCCGAGCGGGATCGCCCCGATACCGAGCCCTTGCACGCCACGGCCGAACACCACCACCGGCAACGAGGTGCTGAGCGCACATACCACCGCCGAACCCGCGAGAAACCCCATGCAGATCAGCAGCATCCGCTTCTTGCCGAACATGTCGCCGAGACGCCCCATCACGGGGGTCGAAACGGCTGCGACGAGCAGGGTCGCGGTAATGACCCAACTGGCGCTTGCCGCGTCGGTGTTGAACAACGTCGGAAACGACGGAATGAGCGGAATGACGATCGTCTGCATCACCGAAACGGTCATTCCGGCTCCCGCAAGCACCCAGATGACCCGGGTGTCCGAAGCGGCCGCCTCTGACGGGATGGATGAGGAATCGGGGGACATGGCACTCACGATCAGACCCGGGACTCTCGGCGCGATAACGCGCGATCGGGCAGCGTTCATCCTGACGGAGCCGATGCGTGGCGTCACATTGGACACGATGGCAGCGGGTCGCTACCCGGCCCATGCACGGGTGCGCCGCAGCTACCCGACCCATTCACGTTCTGTCGGTAATTCCGGTGGCCATGACCACCGGAATTACCTACAGAACGCCCAGGGCGGCTTAGGGCGGCGAGATGGGCCAGCGCTCACCGAGTAGAACGAGTCGATGGAGATTCACGAAGGCAGTCGCGCCGCGGTCGGCGCCATCGATGTCGTGCGGGTCCTGCCCCGACGGACCCGGAGAACCGTTGGGCCGTGGTGCTTTCTCGACCACATGGGTCCGTCGACGGTGAGCGGCGCGCCCGGCCTGGGGGTCGGGCCGCACCCCCACATCGGGCTACAGACCGTGACCTGGCTGCTCGAGGGCGCCGTGTTGCACCGCGACAGCCTCGGAACCGAACAACTCATCCGACCGGGGCAGCTCAACCTCATGACCGCCGGGCGGGGCGTCTCGCATTCAGAAGAGACCGCCGGCTACTACGACGGAGCGCTGCACGGGGTACAGCTCTGGGTTGCGCTGCCCGAGGCCGGCCGCGCGATCGAACCGGCCTTTGAACACCATGGCGAGCTGCCCGTGGTCGAGATGGGCGACGCACGAGCGACGGTTCTCATGGGGACCTTCGCCGGGGCGACCTCCCCAGCACGGCGCGACGGTGCCATCGTCGGAGTCGAACTCGCGATGGCACCCGGGCGGTGTGAATTCGCACTCGATCCGACCTTCGAACACGCGCTCACCGTCGTCGACGGCAGCCACGTCGTCGTCGACGGGGCCGACCTCGCCGCCGACCGACTCGCGGTGTTCGGACCGGGACGAACGAGTTTGAGCGTGCAAGCCGGTGCGCCGGCCCGCCTGATGCTGATCGGCGGCCCGCCTCGCGCCGAGCCGATCGTCATGTGGTGGAACTACGTCGCCCCCTCCCGCGACGAGATCGTCGAGGCGCATCGGCAGTGGACCGCCGAAGACGCACGCTTCGGCACCGTGGCGTCGCCGTTACCCCGGGTGCTCGTCGACGGACCGCCCTGGTGATCGGCCGAGGACGGCGCCGACGCCAACGCTGGTCGGCGGGGTTTGATCCACGGTGGCGTGAGCTCGTCTCCAGGCGCCTCAACGCCTGGAATGCGCTGGACGATGAGGAGCGCGAGCGCCTCGAGTTCCTCACGATGGCGCTCATGTTCGACAAGAGGTGGGAGGCCGCGAACGGCTTCGAGCTTACCGACGAGATCCAGGTCACGATCGCGTCTCAGGCGGCGTTGCTCGCCCTTGGGCTTCCTGACGACGTCTACCGCAAGGTTCGAACGATCCTCGTTCACCCGACCACCCTGGTGATGCGCGGCGAACACTCGCAGGTCCCGGGCATCGTCAGCAATGCCGACATGGCGGTCCTCGGCCTCGCGGAGCACACCGGAACGGTGATGGTCGCGTGGGACTCGGTGCTGTCCGATGCCCGCCGTCCCGGCAACGGGCACAACGTCGTCATCCACGAGTTCGCCCATCAACTCGACATGTTGGACGGCACGACCGACGGCACCCCACCGCTGGCGACGACCGAACAGTTCCAACGCTGGGTCGATGTGTGCACCGACGCGTATCGGCAAGTCTCCGCCGGCCATGGCGGGCGATCGTTGCGGTCCTACGCCGGCGTCAACCCCGGAGAGTTCTTCGCCGTCGCCACCGAAGCGTTCTTCGACGACGCCCGCGAACTGCGCCGCGAGCACCGTGAGCTCTACGAAGTGTTGAGCGAGTACTACCGCCAAGACCCGGCATCGCGAACGGTTCGACAGCAACGACCGATAGCGTGACGCCTCGTGAAGGCCCTTCCCCGACCTCGCCCGGCTCGTGAACTCGTCGCACAGATCCCCGAACGGGCGAACGTCGTGTTGGGTATGTCCAACGGCGAGGCCCACGGGCTGACCGACGCCCTCGAACACGCGGCCGCCGATGGAGAACTCGTCGGCGTTCGAACCCACCAGATGCATGCGTTGCGCGACCGGGGGTATTTCGACGGCCGTTACGGCGACGCGCTGCGTGGCGTCAGCTATTTCCTGTCCCACATCACCCGCCGCCATGCCGCGGCCGGCACCGTCGATGTCGTGCCCGCCCACTTCAGCGAGGTCCCGCTGCTGTTACGCATGTTGGACCGACTCGTCGTGTTGACGGCCTGTTCCCCGCCCGACCGCCACGGATACGTCAGCCTCGGCACCAACGCCGACTACGTCGCGGCGCTACTCGGGCACGTGCCGGTGTATGTCGAAACCAACCCGAACATGCCTCGAACCGCCGGACGAAACAGCATCCATCTCAGCCAGGTCGCCGGCTGGTGCGAGGGTGAGCGGCCACTCATCGAGGTCGTTCCCGCCATGCCCGATGAGCGAGATCTGGCGATCGCACGCCTCGTCGCTGAGCGGATCGGCGACCGCGCCTGCATCCAGGCCGGAATCGGATCGATCCCCAACAGCGTGCTCGCCAGCCTCGGTGACCGCCGCGACCTCGGCCTTCACACCGAGTTGTTGTCCGACGGGGCGATCGACCTGATCGAGTCCGGCGTGGTGACCGGCGTTCACAGCGTTCGTCGCCCCGGCAAGGTGGTCGCGACCTTCTGCCTCGGCAGCAGGCGTCTCTATGAGTTCCTCGATGAGAACCCCGTGGTGGAAATGTTGCCGGTCGACTGGGTGAACAACCCCCGGGTCATCGCCCAACAGCCGAATTTCGTGTCGATCAACGGCACGGTCGAGGTCGACTTCATGGGGCAGGCGGCATCCGAGATGATCGGCGGCGCCCTGTGGTCGGGTTCCGGCGGGCAGGCCGACTTCGCTCGGGGCGCGTTGTATTCGCCCGGCGGACAGGCGTTTTTGGTGTGTCGGTCGACGACGGCGAACGGATCGGTGTCGCGCATCGTCCCGCGCTTGGGCCATGGACAGGCCGTCACCACGTTGAAGAACACCGTCGACAAGGTCGTGACCGAGTTCGGGGTGGCTGAGCTCCGCGGCAGGTCCATTCGCGAGCGCACCCACGCATTGGTGTCGATCGCCCACCCCACCCATCGAGACAGCCTCGAACGCGAGGCGCGGGCACTCGGCTGGTGGTGACACCCGGTCCGCCACCCGGTGCGAGACTTGAACCGTCAGACCACCGAGACGAGGAGACCGACATGCAGATCGAAGTGTGGGCCGACGTGGTGTGCCCGTGGTGTGGGCTCGGGAGTCACCGTCTCCATCGGGCGCTCGCCGAGTTCGAACATCGCGACGAGGTCGAGATCGTGCACCGTGCGTTCCAACTCGATCCCGGCGCGCCCGAGGGGAGGTCGCGCTCCACGATGGAGGCCCTCGTCGAGAAGGGGTACCCGGCGGAACAGATCGCTCCGATGACCGAGCGCATCGAACAGTTGGCACAGGCCGAGGGCCTCTCCCCCTACAACGTGGCGAGTGCCCGCACCGGGTCGACGGCGCTGGTGCAGGAGCTGTTGGCCTTCGCCACCGATGTGGGCCTCGGCGAGGAGGGATGGGCCGCCGCCTATGCCCGTCACTGGGGCCGCAACGAGGACGTCTTCACCCTCGACGGGGTGCTCGAACTCGCCGAGGAGATCGGGCTCGACGTCGACGAGGCCGAGGCGGTGCTCACCGATCGCCGTTACCGCGACCGGGTACGGATCGAACAGGACGAGTCGCGCCAACTCGGCGCGACCGGCGTGCCGTTCGTCGTCATCGATCGGGCGTATGGCATCGCCGGGGCACAGCCGGCCGAACAGATTCTCGATGTCCTCCAGGCCGCTTGGAGCGAGACCCACCACGGCAAGGCGGAGCGGTGACCCCGGAAACCGCCGACGCTCCCGTGCCGGCGAACGATCGGCTGCGGTTGTCGATGCTCGACCTGGCGGCGGTCGGGAGTGGCGAAACCATCGCCGAGAGCTTCGCCGGCAGCGTCGAATTGGCCCGGGCCGCCGAACGTTGCGGCTATGAGCGCGTCTGGTACGCCGAGCATCACAACATCGCCTCGATCGCCTCCTCGGCCACCGCCGTGCTCATCGCGCACGTCGCCGCGCACACCTCGACCATTCGCCTCGGTGCGGGTGGGGTGATGTTGCCGAACCACTCCCCTCTCGTCATCGCTGAACAGTTCGGGACCTTGGCCGAGCTCCACCCGGGCCGTATCGACCTCGGTCTCGGGCGAGCACCGGGCAGCGATCAGGCGACGTTTCGCGCGCTGCGCCGCGACCCTCGGGCCTCGGAACGCTTCGCGGACGACGTCGTCGAACTCCAGGGGTTCCTCGGCGACGAGTCTCCGATTCCCGGCATCACCGCCATCCCAGGCAAGGGCACCCATGTCCCCCTCTACATCCTCGGCTCGTCGCTGTACGGCGCCCAACTCGCAGCGGTGTTGGGCTTGCCCTACGGCTTCGCCTCGCACTTCGCACCCGACCAT
The DNA window shown above is from Microthrixaceae bacterium and carries:
- a CDS encoding LLM class flavin-dependent oxidoreductase, coding for MTPETADAPVPANDRLRLSMLDLAAVGSGETIAESFAGSVELARAAERCGYERVWYAEHHNIASIASSATAVLIAHVAAHTSTIRLGAGGVMLPNHSPLVIAEQFGTLAELHPGRIDLGLGRAPGSDQATFRALRRDPRASERFADDVVELQGFLGDESPIPGITAIPGKGTHVPLYILGSSLYGAQLAAVLGLPYGFASHFAPDHLHDAVRIYRDRFRPSAYCPEPYVIAGVSVIAAPSEEEAAELREATRRARVKSESSRV